A part of Cryptococcus neoformans var. neoformans JEC21 chromosome 4 sequence genomic DNA contains:
- a CDS encoding arginase, putative has translation MYGRLGVSILLMAAASNVLAKIQEDDGYSEQLDPWNDEYANTPDLSFSGVASFAHLPHKRCLDVKDAAFDIALLGVPFDSAVSFRPGARFGPYALRSGSRRQRPDRGYNSRLEVNPYSGDLSILDCGDVPVTPFDPATAVKQINSAYRSLLHHPVVSPEKMQNLNMQRGLDGKIHPRIITLGGDHTIVLPILDAVHEVYGPVSVIHFDAHIDTWNPHRYVGSVSVQASLNHGTFFWHAYEKGFIKPNSSIHAGIRTRFGGPQDLEDDVTAGFDLIHTFDLDDFGIDWISEKIKNRIGDGPVVISLDVDVMDPAFVPATGTPESGGWTSRELRRILHSLIGLNIVALDIVELSPAYDTNAEISAIAAADMVYDFLSILALGVEHRNDGVSGTKTLKDEL, from the exons ATGTATGGGCGGCTCGGTGTCTCCATTCTTCTGATGGCAGCTGCATCAAATGTACTAGCCAAAATTCAAGAAGACGACGGTTATAGCGAACAGCTCGACCCCTGGAACGACGAATATGCGAACACTCCAGACTTGAGCTTCAGTGGAGTAGCAAGTTTTGCCCATCTCCCACATAAAAGGTGCTTGGACGTCAAGGATGCAGCATTTGATATTGCTCTATTGGGTGTGCCTTTTGACTCTGCTGTTTCATTTCGGCCTG GCGCGAGGTTTGGACCATACGCTTTGAGAAGTG GCTCACGAAGGCAGCGGCCTGACCGTGGCTACAACAGCAGGTTAGAAGTCAACCCATATTCAGGAGATCTCTCCATA CTTGATTGTGGTGACGTTCCTGTGACACCTTTCGATCCTGCAACTGCGGTAAAGCAAATCAACTCAGCATATCGATCCTTACTCCATCATCCTGTTGTATCACCAGAAAAGATGCAAAACCTAAACATGCAGCGAGGTCTCGATGGAAAGATACACCCCCGGATCATCACTCTGGGCGGCGATCATACCATT GTTCTTCCTATCCTCGATGCCGTTCATGAAGTCTACGGGCCAGTCTCTGTCATTCATTTTGATGCTCATATCGACACATGGAACCCACACAGATATGTTGGCAGTGTCTCGGTCCAGGCTAGCCTTAACCATGGGACTTTCTTTTGGCATGCGTACGAGAAAGGTTTCATAAAGCCCAATTCATCCATCCATGCTGGTATAAGGACCCGCTTTGGG GGCCCCCAagatttggaagatgatgtgacTGCAGGATTTGATCTTATCCATACTTTCGATTTGGATGACTTTGGGATTGACTGGATCTCAGAGAAGATTAAAAACAGAATCGGTGATGGGCCGGTCGTGATTAGCCTTGACGTCGATGTCATGGATCCTGCCTTTGTACCTGCTA CTGGTACCCCGGAGTCCGGTGGATGGACTTCTCGAGAGCTTCGTAGGATCCTTCACTCACTTATTGGGCTCAATATCGTAGCCTTGGACATTGTGGAACTTTCGCCTGCTTATGATACCAATG CCGAGATATCGGCCATTGCCGCAGCGGACATGGTGTACGACTTTTTGTCTATCCTCGCTCTCGGTGTAGAGCATCGCAACGACGGCGTCAGTGGGACAAAGACATTGAAGGATGAGCTTTGA
- a CDS encoding chitin deacetylase-like mannoprotein MP98, translating to MIPSTAAAALLTLTAGVALAHPGCGGQEIGRRNVGGPMVYRRDVTDEASAAASTDVNTECTAYGYAPVTEIASSFPTIWETASILSNDTEGQQLFATINSTLNTKLPNDVPHGTPTGDWTGVNYNSSDPDCWWTHNKCTTPASDTGLEADITIVPEPMTWGLGFDDGPNCSHNALYNLLSENNQKATMFFIGSNVMDWPLQAMRAHDEGHQICVHTWSHQYMTALSNEVVFAELYYTQKAIKAVLGVTPQCWRPPYGDVDNRVRMIAQALNLTTIIWSDDTDDWAAGTDGVTEQDVTDNYQAVIDKAGNGTYTTHGPVVLNHELTNYTMSVFMTMFPKIKSAFSYIVPMCTAYNITQPYLESNVTCPNFETYISGVTNISSSTTQKDGSSSTNTSSSGSGSAAGSASATSSSDDSSSSGSTSASSSSSNASSGALGMFDGLSGVGLVLSGVFAGVMLL from the exons ATGATCCCTTCCACCGCTGCCGCCGCCCTCCTCACCCTCACAGCTGGTGTCGCCCTCGCCCATCCCGGATGTGGTGGCCAGGAGATTGGTCGGCGAAACGTTGGCGGTCCCATGGTGTACCGCCGAGATGTTACCGATGAAGCTAGTGCTGCTGCCAGTACAG ACGTTAATACCGAATGTACAGCCTATGGTTATGCCCCTGTGACCGAGATTgcatcctctttccccacTATCTGGGAGACcgcttccatcctctcaaaTGACACAGAAGGCCAACAACTTTTTGCGACCATCAACTCCACTCTTAACACCAAGCTTCCAAATGATGTTCCCCACGGGACCCCCACAGGTGATTGGACCGGTGTCAACTACAATAGCAGTGACCCAGACTGTTGGTGGACCCATAACAAGTGTACCACCCCCGCCAGTGATACTGGTTTGGAAGCCGATATCACCATCGTACCCGAGCCAATGACTTGGGGTTTGGGTTTCGACGATGGACCTAACTGTAGTCACAACGCTTTGTATAATCTTCTTTCGGAGAACAACCAGAAGGCTACCAT GTTTTTCATTGGATCCAATGTCATGGACTGGCCTCTCCAGGCTATGAGGGCTCACGACGAAGGCCATCAAATATGTGTTCACACCTGGTCTCATCAGTACATGACCGCTCTCAGTAACGAGGTTGTCTTTGCCGAGTTGTACTACACCCAGAAAGCCATCAAGGCTGTCCTTGGAGTTACTCCCCAGTGCTG GCGACCTCCGTACGGCGATGTCGACAACAGAGTTCGTATGATTGCCCAGGCACTCAACCTGACCACCATCATCTGGTCAGACGACACCGATGACTGGGCGGCTGGAACCGATGGCGTCACTGAGCAAGATGTGACGGATAACTACCAAGCAGTCATCGACAAGGCTGGTAACGGTACTTACACTACTCACGGTCCCGTTGTCCTTAATCACGAGCTCA CCAACTACACCATGTCTGTTTTCATGACTATGTTCCCCAAGATCAAATCGGCTTTCAGCTACATCGTCCCTATGTGCACTGCATACAACATCACCCAACCATATCTCGAGAGTAATGTCACTTGTCCCAACTTTGAGACTTACATCTCTGGTGTCACGAACATCAGCAGCTCTACCACTCagaaagatggaagcagCTCAACGaacacttcttcttctggctcCGGTAGCGCCGCTGGCAGTGCCAGTGCCACTAGCAGCAGCGACGACTCAAGCAGCTCTGGTAGCACAAGCGCCTCTAGTAGCTCAAGCAACGCTAGCAGTGGCGCTTTGGGCATGTTCGACGGTTTGTCAGGGGTGGGTCTTGTTTTGAGCGGTGTGTTTGCTGGCGTGATGTTACTGTAA
- a CDS encoding expressed protein gives MIRRRLSSGLLRAATPSRPSPATPPARTLASAVLLTSQTKWKTETVVTLKAELKKRGLSQQGNKATLVSRLESAETSSLLPPVPPIPSSVRSISSTTSLSRSGKLSDAPKTGTSSKDAEVDPNVAPGVSVTGPGPQVISQRTSAVNPDTVPPEQVTVAPGLPESKVGTEGAGETLDVRMPSVSADEEIDQVIPLIPDNFSAHSYPSSASTDPKVLTVASASTHPAGGPVHASHDQSDAHSLEFAVEKLSSSVPSLESIATSVFSAPAAAWTSLGLQLPKVGVPQGGSSEYKYNSRGLNQDEKRGAWILAGVIGAGLLLGGPKKDKTSAAHAESHAETQGKRVVGDAKWAQASGAGVVGHGARKD, from the exons ATGATCAGACGAAGGCTCTCCTCAGGCCTCCTCAGGGCCGCAACCCCTTCCCGCCCCTCCCCTGCCACACCACCAGCCAGGACTCTCGCGTCCGCTGTCCTCCTCACCTCCCAGACAAAGTGGAAGACGGAGACTGTGGTCACTCTCAAGGCCGAGCTGAAGAAACGTGGCCTTTCCCAACAAGGTAACAA AGCCACTTTGGTTTCCCGTCTCGAGTCTGCAGAGacctcatctcttctgccGCCTGTCCCTCCAATCCCGTCCTCGGTCCGctccatttcttccactACCTCACTTTCTCGGTCTGGCAAGTTGTCTGACGCCCCAAAGACCGGGACTTCATCCAAGGATGCGGAGGTTGACCCCAACGTCGCACCAGGGGTCTCCGTTACTGGCCCCGGACCCCAAGTGATCTCGCAGAGAACCTCGGCTGTGAACCCGGACACAGTTCCTCCAGAACAAGTGACTGTCGCTCCGGGGCTGCCTGAAAGTAAGGTTGGCACTGAAGGTGCTGGCGAAACTTTGGATGTGAGGATGCCTAGCGTCAGTGCCGACGAAGAAATCGATCAGGTTATC CCCCTCATCCCTGATAATTTCTCTGCTCATTCCTATCCGTCTTCTGCATCTACAGACCCCAAGGTGCTCACAGTCGCGTCTGCTTCCACCCACCCCGCAGGCGGACCGGTTCATGCTTCTCATGACCAGTCCGATGCCCATTCTCTCGAATTTGCTGTGGAAAAACTCTCGTCTTCGGTACCCTCACTCGAGTCCATCGCCACATCAGTGTTCTCTGCGCCTGCGGCTGCATGGACTTCTCTAGGCTTGCAGCTTCCCAAGGTTGGCGTTCCTCAGGGTGGCTCCAGCGAATACAAGTATAACAGTCGTGGACTGAACcaggatgagaagagaggcgCTTGGATCCTAGCCGGAGTGATTGGTGCTGGTCTCCTCTTGGGCGGGccgaagaaggacaagacGTCGGCGGCGCATGCAGAATCGCATGCCGAGACTCAAGGCAAACGAGTCGTAGGAGATGCCAAGTGGGCACAAGCTAGTGGTGCCGGCGTCGTTGGACATGGAGCGAGGAAGGATTAG
- a CDS encoding expressed protein translates to MLIPLYLAGLLLLYIPFLARTQASPSTQIPSRWGHASSYLPSPPTLVIHGGKTDPDSAYSYSSAPNVGSTLFLPLNATFIAQSAPVTEIKSPSGPALAWHTLSQFAYSNGTWQILSFGGDSGTSQPSQTSNNSVWLDNFDLQNYSSLQYVNQPESWGSQPSNRIYHSAVTGIDDKVYITGGLKDDGSNTAFADVYLFDSSHSYFTPLPSLPDCHYHHESILLGNGSILVLGGAFTSQITSNVDVHPYTNFRRLDLSSNSASGWVEVAVTGDAPQGRRGATATATGDGDKVILLGGASSDLQTVYDEIWTLDLNTLTWEKEKVAEAGTGPGARFDHSAIAVDENQIIVFGGYTQTGPADGGIYIYNTVSNSWVSNFTVSAGFNSTAKKSDSEVASSTVATGSAMAKIPCTLSSSGTMVDLVSSCVLSENSDSSSQSNALAVPSSTIAINSGDSGAYSHSLTVPLVIGLTIGSVGLAGALLAVCMWRARRRLTRRKAYGDPSYASSPRSRTFNPIRRHSPVEEEGPKLIDEMMDEKGTNVHKEMENPRTEAGTLSAVIAFRLEVGAVGRGFSSISSRIRGSRWDSRPYSELTDYSPNDAQAMPHPPAPARQMGIGIHLLGPPLRRDKSLYYSPSNSTAHVTSVAQDNRIGIFCDEDSTRSEHHRRDPVHFEELPGTKECGVLRSHAGKWYSANSNNGAEEKEVGAPSQLPSQTEAVPMPQISITKANKYGSYCSPYESLQYRLPNFRPSEPLEFPGVTNAFPIPGYGSLRSNPHSAHIHESLTSRHSDDMDESGQDVHVAIENQPSPTIQNPLHRKGSIFKRMAEASASVLLGRRPSQASGRLSMNQLEIRDPAPQPTLWPVLSQVQLCSVGIATPSLVAHENRQHPPVSWRDNVSQGLLPNDSYGPSISSLKSFRSMRDMIIVQKEETQDNIETFRIIDEDDSGGSPEPKAAGLTTHLQRRESNENMCTPKEDHGEIDGFTCKQEPSREGWEATILMDSLAFEPRVLDLSLKAIVDPGAFTDSSAILKTAGLLDTESVAETESGLSDSLSHGSDKNSSLEEAASGTPQTDPSIFSHSPGETKPPHEHVTPLSAESSFDFCATSAGKARRRPVREVVNSINKRGDNTPMGLLAPRSFYSPAPGSSSGGMKVHSGPISKSTMSSDDADPSGICNPFVTSESEYVSQSMRPTSTSPTFKGPIAPHDTAIIPKQRETPVGQVKTKTMWEMVKREETLRIANPDAASVSESKKPLPDFHG, encoded by the exons ATGCTCATCCCACTATACCTAGCAGGGCTACTTTTACTATATATACCATTCCTTGCCCGAACGCAGGCATCACCCTCCACCCAAATCCCTTCAAG ATGGGGCCATGCCTCTAGCTATCTTCCCTCTCCGCCTACGTTGGTCATCCATGGTGGGAAGACAGATCCCGATTCTGCCTATTCGTACTCTTCTGCACCTAATGTCGGatccaccctcttcctaCCCCTTAATGCGACATTTATTGCCCAATCTGCTCCGGTCACTGAGATCAAATCGCCTTCGGGTCCAGCCCTAGCCTGGCATACGCTATCCCAGTTTGCCTATTCCAACGGAACCTGGCAGATCCTGTCCTTTGGTGGTGATAGCGGCACAAGCCAGCCCAGTCAAACTTCAAACAATTCTGTATGGCTTGATAACTTCGACTTGCAAAATTATTCTAGCCTGCAATATGTAAACCAGCCCGAGAGCTGGGGTTCGCAGCCTTCCAATAGGATTTATCACTCGGCAGTGACTGGCATAGACGACAAGGTTTATATAACAGGCGGACTCAAGGACGATGGGTCCAATACAGCTTTTGCAGATGTTTATTTGTTCGACTCAAGCCATAGCTATTTCACTCCGCTCCCGAGTCTTCCAGATTGCCACTATCATCATGAGTCAATTCTCCTGGGCAATGGTTCAATCTTAGTGTTGGGTGGTGCATTTACCTCACAAATCACATCAAATGTCGACGTTCACCCGTACACTAACTTTCGCCGTCTCGACTTGTCTTCCAACTCCGCCTCTGGCTGGGTTGAAGTTGCGGTAACAGGTGACGCACCGCAGGGGCGTCGCGGTGCTACCGCTACTGCCACTGGTGATGGGGATAAGGTTATTTTGCTTGGAGGAGCCAGCTCTGACCTCCAAACAGTCTACGATGAAATCTGGACGTTGGATCTCAACACATTAAcctgggagaaggagaaggtagCAGAGGCTGGCACAG GTCCTGGTGCAAGGTTTGATCATTCCGCCATCGCGGTAGACGAAAATCAAATCATAGTCTTTGGTG GCTATACGCAAACTGGCCCAGCGGATGGGGGAATCTACATATACAACACCGTCTCGAACTCTTGGGTCAGCAATTTCACGGTGTCAGCCGGTTTCAATTCTACTGCGAAAAAAAGCGACTCAGAAGTAGCCAGCAGTACCGTGGCCACAGGATCTGCCATGGCGAAGATACCCTGCACATTGTCATCTTCGGGGACAATGGTGGACCTTGTGTCCAGCTGCGTCCTGTCCGAGAACTCGGATAGCAGCAGCCAATCAA ATGCCCTTGCGGttccttcatccaccatTGCCATCAACTCTGGCGACTCGGGTGCTTACAGTCACTCACTCACTGTACCTCTCGTCATAGGATTGACCATTGGTTCGGTTGGCCTTGCAGGTGCCCTACTAGCAGTTTGTATGTGGAGGGCGCGTCGTCGCCTCACTAGACGCAAGGCATATGGCGATCCTTCTTACGCAAGCAGCCCCAGGAGTCGGACATTCAATCCAATACGAAGACATAGTCcagtggaggaagaaggcccAAAATTGATagatgagatgatggatgaaaAAGGCACAAATGTTCataaggagatggaaaacCCACGAACCGAAGCGGGCACTTTGTCCGCAGTGATTGCTTTCCGTTTGGAGGTAGGAGCGGTTGGGAGAGGTTTTTCTAGTATATCTAGTAGGATCAGGGGCTCCCGGTGGGATTCGCGGCCATATTCAGAGTTAACCGATTACTCGCCAAACGATGCGCAAGCCATGCCCCATCCACCCGCTCCCGCCCGCCAGATGGGAATAGGTATCCATCTACTTGGCCCCCCCCTCAGGCGTGACAAATCACTATACTATTCTCCCTCCAATAGTACTGCACATGTCACAAGTGTAGCACAAGATAATCGCATTGGCATATTTTGCGACGAGGATTCAACGAGATCTGAACACCATCGTCGAGACCCGGTGCATTTCGAAGAACTTCCTGGCACGAAGGAATGCGGTGTCTTGAGAAGCCATGCTGGAAAATGGTATTCAGCAAACAGTAATAATGGTgctgaagagaaggaagtcgGTGCTCCATCACAACTCCCCTCTCAGACAGAGGCTGTGCCGATGCCTCAAATCTCAATAACCAAAGCCAACAAATATGGCTCATATTGCTCGCCCTATGAGTCTTTACAGTACCGACTCCCAAACTTCCGGCCTTCCGAACCCCTTGAATTTCCAGGAGTCACCAATGCCTTTCCCATACCTGGATATGGTTCGTTAAGATCGAATCCCCATTCTGCACACATCCATGAATCCCTCACCTCTCGCCACTCTGATGACATGGACGAGAGCGGTCAGGACGTCCATGTTGCTATCGAAAATCAGCCATCTCCAACGATTCAGAACCCTCTTCACCGCAAAGGCTCGATCTTTAAGCGTATGGCCGAAGCAAGTGCATCCGTTCTCTTGGGCCGCCGGCCGAGTCAAGCCAGTGGGCGCTTATCTATGAATCAGCTAGAAATCCGTGATCCTGCGCCACAACCAACTCTCTGGCCTGTTCTCTCTCAAGTTCAGCTTTGTTCAGTAGGGATTGCAACCCCGTCCTTGGTTGCGCATGAAAATAGACAACATCCGCCAGTAAGCTGGAGGGACAACGTTTCTCAAGGGCTTCTACCAAATGACTCTTATGGCCCTAGTATTTCCAGCCTTAAATCTTTCAGGTCGATGAGGGACATGATCATTGTccagaaagaagaaacacAAGACAACATTGAGACGTTTAGGATCATTGATGAGGACGATTCTGGCGGGTCTCCCGAGCCGAAAGCAGCAGGTTTGACAACCCACCTACAGCGAAGGGAATCCAATGAGAACATGTGCACGCCAAAAGAGGATCATGGGGAAATAGATGGCTTCACCTGTAAGCAAGAACCGTCGCGTGAAGGGTGGGAGGCGACGATTTTGATGGACAGCCTTGCTTTCGAGCCCAGAGTTTTGGATTTGTCGTTGAAGGCGATTGTAGATCCAGGCGCTTTTACGGATTCGTCCGCCATTCTCAAAACAGCTGGGTTATTGGACACTGAATCAGTTGCAGAAACAGAAAGCGGGTTGTCAGACTCACTTTCCCATGGTTCTGACAAGAATTCAAGtctggaagaagctgcCTCTGGCACACCCCAGACGGACCCGTCTATCTTTTCCCATTCACCGGGTGAAACGAAGCCTCCTCATGAACATGTAACACCGCTCAGCGCTGAATCATCATTTGATTTCTGCGCCACATCTGCAGGTAAGGCGAGACGACGGCCTGTGCGAGAAGTCGTCAATTCTATCAACAAAAGAGGAGACAACACTCCTATGGGGCTTCTCGCACCTAGGAGCTTTTATTCCCCTGCACCTGGAAGCTCATCTGGCGGCATGAAAGTGCATTCCGGGCCTATCAGTAAGAGTACTATGTCGTCTGATGATGCCGATCCCTCAGGTATTTGCAACCCGTTTGTCACCTCCGAAAGCGAGTATGTTTCACAGAGCATGCGTCCTACTAGCACTTCGCCTACGTTCAAGGGACCAATTGCACCCCATGATACTGCTATTATCCCAAAGCAGAGAGAAACACCCGTAGGGCAGGtaaaaacaaaaacaatgTGGGAAATGGtcaaaagagaagaaacgTTGAGAATCGCGAATCCAGATGCGGCAAGCGTATCGGAATCGAAGAAACCACTTCCGGATTTTCATGGGTGA
- a CDS encoding prenyltransferase, putative has protein sequence MRSLPSTLVHRLFSVATSLLLFLLALGPIPHHVAFVMDGNRRYARELGQQVESGHAEGFNALRRTLEICLRLRIRAVSIYAFAIDNFSRSEKEVGALMNLAKQRLAELCEHGDLLEEYGVKIRFIGQLDMLPPDVLQAVRDMEAMTQDNKNGVLNVCCPYASRDEITTAMKESVRRAYEGELAPSDITAKDVFDSLGVSKAINTVDKSLFVNPEEPEKLDILVRTSDVKRLSDFMMWQASDDTQLHFVKTYWPEFGLSDMLPILLGWQQKAWMRKLGWC, from the exons ATGCGCTCCCTCCCCTCCACCCTCGTACaccgcctcttctccgtcgccacctccctcctgctcttcctcctcgcgCTCGGACCCATCCCACACCATGTCGCTTTCGTCATGGATGGCAACAGACGATACGCGAGAGAGCTCGGTCAGCAAGTAGAGAGTGGCCATGCTGAAGGTTTCAATGCCCTCAGAAGA ACTCTCGAGATATGCCTACGATTGAGAATAAGAGCAGTGTCGATATACGCCTTTGCTATAGACAACTTCAGCAGGTCAGAAAAGGAAGTCGGTGCTCTGATGAATCTCGCCAAGCAGCGTCTTGCAGAGCTGTGTGAACATGG AGACCTGCTGGAAGAGTATGGCGTCAAGATACGCTTTATAGGCCAGCTTGATATGCTGCCACCTGATGTGCTCCAAGCCGTCCGCGACATGGAGGCTATGACCCAGGATAACAAAAA TGGCGTATTGAATGTATGCTGTCCGTACGCTTCTCGGGATGAGATCACCACTGCGATGAAGGAAAGCGTTCGGCGGGCATATGAGGGAGAGCTTGCTCCGAG TGATATCACAGCTAAGGATGTGTTCGATTCGCTGGGAGTGTCTAAAGCAATCAACACTGTGGACAAGAGTCTGTTCGTCAATCCCGAAGAGCCAGAAAAACTTGATATACTCGTCCGAACATCAGATGTCAAAAGACTAAGTGATTTCATGATGTGGCAG GCTTCAGACGATACCCAGCTGCACTTTGTCAAAACCTACTGGCCAGAGTTTGGATTATCAGATATGTTAcccattcttcttggatGGCAACAAAAGGCATGGATGCGGAAACTTGGTTGGTGTTGA